The following proteins are encoded in a genomic region of Alnus glutinosa chromosome 8, dhAlnGlut1.1, whole genome shotgun sequence:
- the LOC133874729 gene encoding germin-like protein subfamily T member 2 — translation MGLSAWEERYKWNHVLQPLNYIQKYISSRQQACSAMKNPSSSSPFHMLSCLLVILLLPLPSLLADPDPLQDFCVADLSTSTSVNGFPCKPASKVTSDDFFFDGLSKEGNTTNIFGLNITAADVLTFPGLNTLGMSMIRVDYAIGGLNPPNSHPRATETGLIISGQVLVGFVTTENVYFSKVLTAGQIFVIPKGLVHFQKNVGPGKALNFVSFNSQLPGAAIVPLNLFASTPSIPNDVLTKTFQVGDDVVNSIKSKFGS, via the coding sequence ATGGGGTTGTCGGCATGGGAAGAACGATATAAATGGAACCATGTTCTTCAACCGCTAAACTATATACAGAAGTATATATCATCTAGACAGCAAGCCTGCTCAGCCATGAAGAATCCATCAAGTAGTTCACCCTTCCACATGCTATCTTGCCTCCTCGTGATATTGCTTCTCCCTTTGCCATCCCTCTTGGCAGATCCTGACCCATTACAGGACTTCTGTGTTGCTGACTTAAGTACCTCTACGTCAGTTAATGGTTTTCCTTGCAAACCTGCATCAAAAGTAACTTCGgatgattttttctttgatgGACTGAGCAAAGAGGGTAACACAACAAACATCTTCGGCTTGAATATCACCGCTGCTGATGTCCTTACATTTCCTGGGCTCAACACTCTTGGGATGTCAATGATCCGAGTGGACTATGCCATTGGTGGACTTAATCCACCCAACTCTCACCCTCGTGCAACTGAGACTGGTCTGATCATTTCAGGGCAGGTACTTGTCGGGTTTGTGACTACTGAGAACGTGTATTTCTCAAAAGTTTTGACTGCTGGGCAGATCTTCGTCATTCCTAAAGGACTCGTACACTTCCAAAAGAATGTTGGACCAGGAAAGGCCCTTAACTTCGTCTCTTTCAACAGCCAATTACCAGGGGCTGCTATTGTGCCATTAAATCTCTTTGCTTCAACACCATCGATTCCTAACGACGTGTTGACTAAGACCTTCCAAGTAGGAGATGATGTTGTCAACTCTATAAAATCAAAGTTTGGTTCTTAA